From the Pedobacter cryoconitis genome, one window contains:
- a CDS encoding PaaI family thioesterase, translating to MKNDTTQIRQGLIDQLGKTVTNSPSAFMLWLAPIVREIEHGSMTFEYTVRQEMTNPIGTLHGGVTAAIMDDMIGATIISLGREYFYTTINNVIDYFSTAKAGDVVTGKTMVIKAGQQIINVQFELWNLKKDRLLARGYSNALKTDHKINGA from the coding sequence ATGAAAAACGATACCACTCAGATCAGGCAGGGCCTGATCGATCAGCTTGGAAAAACAGTTACAAATTCTCCGTCGGCTTTTATGCTATGGCTTGCGCCTATAGTACGCGAAATAGAACATGGAAGTATGACTTTTGAATACACAGTCAGACAGGAAATGACCAATCCGATAGGCACATTGCATGGCGGGGTAACTGCTGCTATTATGGACGATATGATCGGTGCCACCATTATTAGTTTGGGGAGAGAATATTTTTATACGACGATCAATAACGTCATAGATTATTTTTCTACAGCAAAAGCCGGAGATGTGGTTACTGGAAAAACAATGGTTATTAAGGCTGGTCAGCAGATCATCAATGTTCAGTTTGAATTATGGAATCTTAAAAAAGACAGGCTTCTGGCCAGGGGTTATTCTAATGCACTAAAGACCGATCACAAAATAAATGGAGCATAA
- a CDS encoding ABC transporter ATP-binding protein, with amino-acid sequence MVLEIKNLTKKYNKHKTGLTDYSITLENGILGLLGPNGAGKSTLMKIISTISKPTQGTLFLDGVDIVKNPDNIRKILGYLPQDFGVYPNLNAYEFLKYIAAMKGVGGRGLTQRIEMLLEGVNLMADAKRPIGTYSGGMKQRIGIAQALLNDPKILIFDEPTVGLDPEERVRFRQLITELADDCIIILSSHIVSDIETIADEVAVMQGGKLITKGSQPDIIKYAENKIFEVLIEPVSLAAFKSKYSVIDTARQTDQVRVRYISELNAIAPFSTPVKVGLEDAYLFLTQSHV; translated from the coding sequence ATGGTACTGGAAATTAAAAATCTCACAAAGAAATACAACAAACATAAAACAGGGCTTACAGACTATTCCATTACGCTCGAAAATGGAATCCTGGGTTTGCTTGGGCCAAACGGAGCAGGTAAGTCTACACTGATGAAAATTATATCAACAATCAGTAAGCCTACACAGGGTACTTTGTTTTTAGATGGTGTGGATATTGTCAAAAACCCAGACAATATTCGAAAAATCCTTGGTTATCTGCCTCAGGATTTTGGCGTCTATCCTAATCTTAATGCTTATGAATTTCTAAAATATATAGCCGCAATGAAAGGTGTCGGTGGCCGGGGTTTAACTCAGCGGATTGAAATGTTACTGGAAGGTGTTAATCTGATGGCTGATGCAAAAAGGCCAATTGGAACTTATTCTGGTGGTATGAAACAGCGCATCGGTATTGCTCAGGCCTTATTAAATGATCCTAAGATACTTATCTTCGATGAACCTACTGTAGGGCTTGATCCCGAAGAACGGGTAAGGTTTCGCCAGTTGATTACAGAACTGGCAGATGATTGTATTATTATCCTTTCTTCACACATCGTTTCAGATATTGAGACTATTGCAGATGAGGTTGCTGTAATGCAGGGCGGAAAGTTAATCACAAAAGGCAGCCAGCCGGATATTATAAAATATGCAGAAAATAAGATTTTTGAGGTTCTTATTGAACCGGTTTCGCTCGCTGCATTTAAAAGTAAATACAGCGTGATTGATACGGCCAGACAGACTGACCAGGTACGTGTACGCTATATTAGTGAGCTGAACGCGATTGCGCCTTTCTCCACTCCTGTTAAAGTTGGTTTAGAGGATGCCTATTTATTTTTAACTCAAAGCCACGTTTAG
- a CDS encoding RagB/SusD family nutrient uptake outer membrane protein, with protein sequence MRKYNILIFVLMVTLLNLSCKKLDRLPETSFTDDQFWNTENDLINASNRMYEQLIGYTVDNRGDDNVNQSGLNVISNGNRGVAGTSDDWTVPYRQIFTANNILEKAGKAQVTDAVKNRYFAEARFFRAYAYAALVQKYGDVPLLLKTLTIESPELTMPRTERAKVVQSIYDDLDYAALWLPTRAALPAAQYGRVTKSAAWALKARVALDEGTRGKFFNTPNYQQNLQLAVQAATSVMGQGHTLFANYQGMFTHDGEGAGNTENVFVKLYGLTAALGLTHNTSRDLENGRIAPTRNLIRMFLYKDGLPAYNTDNTPSAKKSAFFVNEKDEVSYNTVLDNRDPRITTLVYRSGEQSYQRAWVPGTSLGTRSAFAGKKGFNSADWTTNNNATVHKPLIRYAEVLLIYAEAKYEMDGAISDADLNLTVNALRTRAGLPVKLTNAFVTTNNLSMREEIRRERTVELCLEGFRYTDLLRWKIAETVLPQTLLGAKYNVTEWVGTTAASLNLNADKILVVEDASKRTFDPKRDYLYPVPLQEISLSGNNVVQNPGWN encoded by the coding sequence ATGAGAAAATATAACATACTAATCTTTGTTCTGATGGTTACGTTACTTAACCTGAGCTGTAAAAAGCTGGACAGATTACCAGAAACATCTTTCACAGATGATCAGTTCTGGAACACTGAAAATGATTTAATAAATGCATCAAACAGAATGTATGAGCAACTGATTGGTTATACTGTAGACAATCGTGGGGACGATAACGTGAATCAGTCTGGTTTAAACGTGATCAGTAACGGTAACCGTGGCGTTGCAGGTACAAGTGATGACTGGACAGTTCCGTACAGACAGATTTTTACGGCAAATAATATCCTGGAGAAAGCAGGGAAAGCACAAGTTACCGATGCAGTTAAAAACAGATATTTTGCAGAGGCTCGTTTTTTCAGGGCCTATGCTTATGCGGCTTTAGTGCAAAAGTACGGAGATGTGCCTTTGCTGCTGAAAACGCTGACTATAGAGTCTCCGGAATTAACTATGCCACGTACAGAACGTGCTAAGGTTGTACAATCCATTTATGATGACCTTGATTACGCAGCACTTTGGTTACCAACCAGAGCTGCATTACCAGCTGCTCAATATGGCAGAGTGACTAAAAGTGCAGCATGGGCTTTAAAAGCAAGAGTTGCACTGGACGAAGGTACAAGAGGTAAGTTCTTTAACACCCCGAATTATCAGCAAAACCTTCAGCTTGCCGTACAAGCGGCAACCTCAGTAATGGGGCAGGGGCATACCCTTTTTGCCAATTACCAGGGCATGTTTACCCATGATGGAGAAGGAGCAGGCAATACAGAGAATGTTTTTGTAAAACTATACGGTTTAACTGCCGCATTGGGTTTAACACATAATACCTCGCGCGATCTGGAAAACGGAAGAATTGCACCTACGCGTAATTTAATCCGCATGTTCTTGTATAAAGATGGTTTACCAGCTTACAATACAGACAATACGCCATCTGCTAAAAAATCTGCCTTTTTTGTGAATGAAAAAGACGAAGTAAGTTATAATACGGTTCTGGATAACAGAGACCCAAGGATTACCACTTTAGTTTACAGAAGTGGCGAACAATCTTATCAGAGAGCCTGGGTGCCGGGAACTTCCTTAGGAACAAGATCTGCTTTTGCTGGAAAAAAGGGATTTAATTCGGCCGATTGGACAACGAATAATAACGCAACTGTTCATAAACCACTTATTCGCTATGCGGAAGTCTTATTGATTTATGCAGAAGCAAAGTACGAAATGGATGGCGCTATCAGCGACGCTGATTTAAACTTAACCGTGAATGCCTTAAGAACCAGAGCAGGCTTACCAGTCAAATTAACCAATGCTTTTGTAACCACTAATAACCTGAGCATGCGCGAAGAAATCAGGAGAGAAAGAACAGTAGAACTTTGCCTGGAAGGTTTCCGTTACACAGATTTATTGCGCTGGAAAATTGCAGAAACGGTATTACCGCAAACTTTGCTGGGTGCCAAATATAACGTTACGGAGTGGGTAGGAACTACTGCTGCCTCTTTGAATCTGAATGCCGATAAAATTTTAGTCGTAGAAGATGCGAGTAAAAGAACTTTCGATCCGAAAAGGGATTACTTATATCCCGTTCCATTGCAGGAAATATCATTGAGCGGAAATAATGTAGTACAAAATCCAGGTTGGAATTAA
- a CDS encoding SusC/RagA family TonB-linked outer membrane protein, translated as MDKLYSYFLCISLCCCLSLTAGAQQKITGTVKDIQGLPLPGVSVKIKNTTIGSFTNANGQYSISSATPNGVIIFSFVGYLPKELSFNGKSSVNVILDEDAQGLNEVVVIGYGTQKKVNLTGSVAQISGDVLTNRPVPNAIAALQGISPGVTITRNSGKPGAESYGLRIRGFSSANDTKALVLVDGVEMDLALVNPDDIENISVLKDAAAASIYGARAAGGVVLVTTKKSTSGKTRINFSNNYSLNITARQPKRLNSWDEQALIDEARFNATGAKEFTDEQVEWLKNPNFNYRPSLTADRWDYYANTDWIKEGMDKVNASQNYALSVGGGKQELNYLLSGSYFKRDGVLRYGPDDNSRQNLRLSVNSQVNKYVSVGLIAGYVNSTIHENSYDSGNIIDLLYRIRTRQPVFTPAEDVTGQQYNGDLQLNPIDIEKNAGVKTSSYESFTGKISLNIKNVVKGLAFDVSASRNQDMYNLRSEKRTLIWYGKSTNTIRNSINTPNQLDVTKNKGYQDNLTGQFTYDLQLADKHNFKLLAGASFEQYRKDEISASATNMVSNDFFSLNFGDPANKTNSDKIETWAIGSLFGRLNYNYDGKYLLEAVVRRDGSSRLAPDNRFQIFPAFSAGWRISEEPFFKNNVRFVDNLKIRGSWGQQGNGSVLGLYDYISLITSGLTITDQPNLVFNGTKAQYLFQKDLASRNKTWETVESSNIGIDASLFKNRLTITAEYYQKYNKNMLATLNLPSIIGVGIPSSNVGELKSWGSELEVKWRDIFKNGDYHIGFSIADNQNKLTKYDGKNSIGSGGRVGLLQGYPLNSLWGYKTDGYFQTQAEADAYKTKVKYPFFASPGPGDVKYKDLDGSGVIDAGGGTPEKPGDLVYLGNTNPRYTFGIDLGGSWKRFDFSVFFQGVLKRSFFIEENTLSPILGTSNMPWTIHQDHWTPDNPDAFFPRMYQTSAHNFRPSDKWVQNGNYIRLKTVQLGYNFKVNRKYIQNLKVYFSGQDLFERTKVLSVFDPELGDNDKNVNASTYPFYRSVSFGVNITL; from the coding sequence ATGGATAAACTTTACAGCTATTTTCTTTGTATCTCCCTGTGCTGCTGCCTTTCCCTCACTGCCGGCGCACAACAAAAGATAACAGGAACAGTAAAAGACATTCAAGGCTTACCTTTACCCGGTGTGAGTGTCAAAATTAAAAATACCACGATTGGCTCATTCACCAATGCGAATGGTCAGTACAGTATCTCATCAGCCACTCCAAATGGCGTAATTATTTTCAGTTTTGTAGGCTATCTTCCTAAAGAACTTTCCTTTAATGGGAAATCATCAGTCAATGTAATTTTAGACGAAGACGCGCAAGGACTTAATGAGGTCGTTGTAATTGGTTATGGCACACAGAAAAAAGTAAACCTTACCGGTTCTGTAGCACAGATCAGCGGAGATGTATTAACAAACCGGCCAGTTCCAAATGCAATTGCCGCACTTCAGGGGATTTCGCCAGGAGTGACTATTACCAGGAATAGTGGTAAACCGGGGGCTGAAAGCTATGGCTTGCGCATTCGTGGTTTTTCTTCTGCCAATGATACTAAAGCTTTAGTATTAGTAGATGGAGTAGAAATGGATCTTGCCCTGGTGAATCCCGATGACATTGAAAACATATCCGTTTTAAAAGATGCAGCGGCGGCTTCTATTTATGGAGCAAGAGCTGCCGGCGGTGTAGTTTTAGTGACTACTAAAAAATCTACAAGTGGTAAAACAAGAATTAACTTCAGTAACAATTACAGTCTGAATATTACTGCCAGACAACCCAAACGATTAAACTCCTGGGATGAACAAGCACTGATTGATGAAGCCAGGTTTAATGCAACAGGAGCGAAGGAATTTACAGATGAGCAAGTAGAATGGCTTAAAAATCCAAACTTTAACTACAGACCAAGCTTAACCGCAGATCGCTGGGATTATTACGCAAATACAGACTGGATTAAAGAAGGAATGGATAAGGTGAATGCCTCACAGAACTATGCGCTTTCTGTAGGTGGCGGAAAACAAGAATTAAATTACCTGTTATCCGGATCTTATTTTAAACGTGACGGTGTGTTGCGCTATGGCCCTGATGATAATTCAAGACAGAATTTAAGGCTATCAGTAAACTCACAAGTCAATAAATATGTAAGTGTAGGTTTGATTGCAGGTTATGTAAATTCAACAATCCATGAAAACTCTTACGATTCAGGTAACATTATAGACTTATTATACCGTATACGGACAAGACAACCCGTTTTTACACCAGCCGAAGACGTAACAGGTCAACAATATAATGGTGATTTACAATTGAACCCTATTGATATAGAGAAAAATGCAGGTGTTAAAACCAGCAGTTACGAAAGCTTTACAGGGAAAATCAGTTTAAACATTAAAAACGTGGTTAAAGGACTGGCATTCGATGTATCTGCTTCCAGAAATCAGGATATGTATAACTTAAGATCAGAGAAAAGAACATTAATCTGGTACGGTAAGAGTACAAATACGATTAGAAACTCTATCAATACGCCAAATCAGCTTGATGTGACCAAGAATAAAGGTTACCAGGATAACCTGACAGGTCAGTTTACTTACGACTTGCAGCTGGCTGATAAACATAACTTTAAATTACTTGCTGGTGCTTCATTTGAACAATACCGTAAGGATGAAATTTCGGCAAGTGCAACCAATATGGTGAGTAATGATTTCTTTAGTTTGAATTTTGGAGATCCTGCAAATAAAACGAATAGTGATAAAATCGAAACCTGGGCAATTGGTTCTCTTTTCGGCAGATTAAATTATAACTATGATGGGAAATATCTCCTGGAAGCTGTAGTACGCCGTGACGGTAGTTCTCGTCTGGCTCCGGATAACCGCTTCCAGATCTTCCCTGCATTCTCAGCAGGATGGCGCATCAGTGAAGAACCATTCTTTAAAAATAATGTGCGCTTTGTAGATAACCTGAAGATACGCGGATCATGGGGACAGCAAGGAAACGGTTCTGTATTAGGTCTGTATGATTATATTTCTTTAATCACCAGTGGACTTACTATCACCGATCAGCCAAACCTGGTTTTTAACGGGACAAAAGCGCAGTATTTGTTTCAAAAAGACTTAGCATCCAGAAATAAAACATGGGAAACCGTAGAATCAAGTAATATTGGTATTGATGCCAGCTTATTTAAAAACAGGTTAACCATTACTGCTGAATACTATCAAAAGTATAATAAGAATATGTTAGCGACTTTAAACCTGCCAAGCATTATTGGAGTAGGTATTCCAAGCAGTAATGTAGGTGAATTAAAAAGCTGGGGTTCAGAACTGGAAGTGAAATGGAGGGACATCTTTAAAAATGGTGATTACCATATTGGCTTCAGCATTGCTGACAATCAAAATAAGCTGACTAAATATGACGGTAAAAACTCTATTGGTTCGGGAGGCAGAGTTGGCTTGTTACAAGGATATCCTTTAAACAGTCTCTGGGGATATAAAACTGATGGCTATTTCCAGACTCAGGCAGAAGCAGATGCTTATAAAACTAAAGTGAAATATCCTTTTTTTGCCAGCCCGGGGCCAGGTGATGTGAAATACAAAGACCTGGACGGCAGTGGGGTGATTGATGCAGGTGGAGGTACACCAGAAAAACCGGGAGATTTAGTTTACTTAGGTAATACCAATCCAAGATATACTTTCGGAATAGACTTAGGCGGAAGCTGGAAAAGATTTGATTTCTCTGTGTTTTTCCAGGGTGTGCTGAAACGTTCCTTCTTCATTGAAGAGAACACATTGTCGCCAATTCTTGGAACTTCAAACATGCCATGGACTATACATCAGGATCACTGGACACCAGATAATCCGGATGCCTTTTTCCCACGCATGTATCAAACAAGTGCGCATAATTTCAGGCCTTCTGATAAATGGGTTCAGAATGGAAATTATATCCGCCTGAAAACTGTTCAGCTGGGCTATAATTTTAAAGTGAACAGGAAATATATTCAGAACCTTAAAGTGTACTTCTCCGGACAGGATTTATTTGAAAGAACGAAAGTGCTGAGTGTATTTGATCCTGAACTGGGAGATAACGACAAAAATGTAAATGCGTCAACTTATCCTTTCTATCGTTCGGTATCATTTGGAGTAAATATCACTTTATAA
- a CDS encoding ABC transporter permease, whose product MAILFRFFAGVIIFISFIGLFGLISFVATQRTKEVAIRKVLGASTFELVKMLNGSFLLMVFLANLVAWPLAYLLVSKWLSGFAYRVELGMWPFALAFFISMLITLITVSIRSYQAAVANTIDALKHK is encoded by the coding sequence ATGGCCATATTATTCCGGTTTTTTGCCGGGGTCATTATATTTATATCTTTCATAGGGTTATTCGGATTAATTTCTTTTGTAGCTACTCAGCGCACCAAAGAAGTAGCGATCAGAAAAGTATTGGGGGCATCAACTTTTGAATTGGTAAAGATGCTCAATGGTTCATTTTTACTGATGGTTTTTCTGGCTAATCTGGTTGCATGGCCATTAGCTTACCTATTGGTTTCAAAATGGTTATCTGGTTTTGCTTACCGCGTTGAATTAGGGATGTGGCCTTTTGCGCTCGCGTTCTTTATTTCCATGTTGATTACTTTGATAACGGTTAGTATCCGTTCTTATCAAGCAGCTGTTGCCAATACAATTGATGCACTGAAACATAAGTAA
- a CDS encoding serine hydrolase domain-containing protein — MRSLLSCCVLLFTIISLKAQTPVSKVAAYSRRVDHVLDSCIQKNFNGAVLIAKNGKIEYLRYTGIANRHYDIKFSEKTRFKIFSVTKTFTAVLIMQLYEQGKINLDSTIAAYYPEYKGEAAKKATIRNLLTYSSGRDIKEMRDLFEAYSNDIWSVDEFIKKFCSEKLIDTPGTKFNYSNGDYIILGKIIENIYKKPYEEVLREKILRPLHMEQTDYLHHNDIIVNIDEGYANDGQDTTKIHMPTNHYIDNHFSAGAMYSTPKDLLIFDQAIFNHTILKKETVDLMLTPYENLGFVAIGFWVYPKKFGKINTLFAERQGAGYGHNANWVHLIDQGLTFILLSNTNTVELNKMRLSVISAYLGQ, encoded by the coding sequence ATGCGAAGTCTCCTCTCCTGCTGTGTATTATTATTTACCATCATTTCTTTAAAGGCACAGACTCCTGTGAGTAAAGTTGCAGCGTATTCCCGACGTGTAGATCATGTTCTTGATTCTTGTATTCAAAAGAATTTCAATGGAGCGGTACTGATTGCAAAGAATGGAAAAATTGAATATCTGAGATATACCGGAATCGCAAACCGGCATTATGATATTAAATTTTCAGAAAAAACGAGGTTTAAGATATTCTCTGTAACCAAAACCTTTACTGCGGTTTTAATTATGCAATTATATGAACAGGGAAAAATTAATCTTGATTCTACAATAGCTGCGTATTATCCGGAATATAAAGGTGAAGCGGCAAAAAAGGCTACGATACGGAATCTTCTGACTTATAGCAGTGGAAGAGATATTAAAGAGATGAGGGATCTTTTTGAAGCTTATAGTAATGATATCTGGTCTGTTGATGAGTTTATCAAGAAGTTTTGCTCTGAAAAGTTGATCGACACACCAGGCACTAAGTTTAATTACAGCAATGGGGATTATATTATCCTGGGTAAGATCATTGAAAATATATATAAGAAACCTTATGAGGAGGTTTTGAGGGAAAAGATATTAAGACCTCTTCATATGGAGCAGACTGATTACTTGCACCATAATGATATCATTGTTAATATTGACGAAGGTTATGCTAATGATGGTCAGGACACCACTAAAATTCATATGCCGACTAATCATTATATAGATAATCATTTTTCTGCCGGGGCGATGTATTCTACACCGAAGGATCTATTGATTTTTGACCAGGCGATATTTAACCATACGATTCTCAAAAAAGAAACGGTTGATTTGATGCTTACTCCTTACGAGAACCTTGGCTTTGTGGCGATTGGCTTTTGGGTCTACCCAAAGAAGTTTGGCAAGATTAATACGCTGTTCGCAGAAAGACAGGGCGCCGGATATGGACATAATGCGAACTGGGTACACTTGATTGATCAGGGATTAACTTTTATTTTATTATCGAATACAAATACGGTGGAGTTGAACAAAATGCGGTTAAGTGTTATTTCTGCTTATTTAGGGCAATAG